Below is a window of Camelina sativa cultivar DH55 chromosome 11, Cs, whole genome shotgun sequence DNA.
GAGAATGAATGCTAAGAAGAAGTTGTACAGAACTTTCCGAAATTCTCTAGAGctaatgtttttgttctttttgtgaTGTTTCAGGTTCTTAGGGATGGAAAATGGAGTGAACAAGAAGCTGCTATTCTTGTCCCAGGAGATATTGTTAGCATCAAATTGGGAGACATTATCCCTGCTGATGCCCGTCTACTTGAAGGTGATCCTTTAAAGGTTGACCAATCTGCTCTAACTGGAGAGTCCCTTCCTGTCACCAAGCACCCGGGCCAAGAAGTTTTCTCTGGTTCAACATGCAAACAAGGAGAAATCGAGGCGGTTGTTATTGCCACAGGGGTTCACACCTTCTTTGGTAAAGCTGCTCATCTTGTGGACAGCACAAACCAAGTTGGACATTTCCAGAAGGTTCTTACAGCCATTGGAAACTTCTGTATCTGTTCCATTGCTATCGGTATGGTGATTGAGATCATCGTCATGTACCCTATTCAACGCCGAAAGTACAGAGATGGAATTGATAACCTTTTGGTCCTTTTGATCGGTGGTATCCCCATTGCTATGCCCACGGTCTTGTCCGTGACTATGGCTATTGGGTCTCACAGGTTGTCTCAACAAGGTGCCATCACCAAGCGTATGACTGCCATCGAAGAGATGGCAGGTATGGATGTCCTGTGCAGTGACAAAACCGGGACACTAACTCTCAATAAATTGAGCGTGGACAAAAACTTGGTTGAGGTTTTCTGCAAGGGTGTGGAGAAAGACCAAGTCCTATTGTTTGCAGCTATGGCTTCCAGGATTGAAAACCAGGATGCCATTGATGCAGCCATGGTTGGGATGCTTGCCGATCCAAAGGAGGTATAACCCTTTTCCCGTTCGAATTACATTTTAGTCAGCCTCCAAGAAACAAATTCTTATGttaatttgggattttttcACAGGCTAGAGCTGGAATCAGGGAAATTCACTTCCTTCCATTCAACCCTGTGGATAAGAGAACTGCTTTGACTTACATCGACGGCAGTGGTAACTGGCACAGAGTCAGTAAAGGTGCTCCTGAGCAGGTAATGGATCTTCAACCCTACCAACaaatgtcttttgtttttatcctTCTTCTTTGTACTAATTTGATTTCCCAAACAGATCCTTGAACTTGCCAAAGCCAGCAATGACCTTAGCAAGAAGGTGCTCTCCATTATTGACAAGTATGCCGAGCGTGGTCTTAGGTCGTTGGCTGTTGCTCGCCAGGTAATTGTTTGACATTGATACTCAATAGTTTcagtcttcttttgtttttctttttctttttttttgcgtgGAAACAAATGTCTAATCGTGTTCTTATTTCTCCTTTTAGGTGGTGCCAGAAAAAACCAAGGAAAGCCCAGGTGCTCCATGGGAATTTGTTGGTCTGTTNGTTGAAAACCAGGATGCCATTGATGCAGCCATGGTTGGGATGCTTGCCGATCCAAAGGAGGTATAACTCTTTTCCGGTTCGAATTACATTTTAGTCAGCCTCCAAGAAACAAATTCTTATGttaatttgggattttttcACAGGCTAGAGCTGGAATCAGGGAAATTCACTTCCTTCCATTCAACCCTGTGGATAAGAGAACTGCTTTGACTTACATCGACGGCAGTGGTAACTGGCACAGAGTCAGTAAAGGTGCTCCTGAGCAGGTAATGGATCTTCAACCCTACCAACaaatgtcttttgtttttatcctTCTTCTTTGTACTAATTTGATTTCCCAAACAGATCCTTGAACTTGCCAAAGCCAGCAATGACCTTAGCAAGAAGGTGCTCTCCATTATTGACAAGTATGCCGAGCGTGGTCTTAGGTCGTTGGCTGTTGCTCGCCAGGTAATTGTTTGACATTGATACTCAATAGTTTcagtcttcttttgtttttctttttctttttttttgcgtgGAAACAAATGTCTAATCGTGTTCTTATTTCTCCTTTTAGGTGGTGCCAGAAAAAACCAAGGAAAGCCCAGGTGCTCCATGGGAATTTGTTGGTCTGTTGCCACTTTTTGATCCCCCAAGACATGACAGTGCTGAAACCATTCGAAGGGCTTTGAATCTTGGTGTTAATGTCAAGATGATCACTGGTAAATTTGCTCATCCATTCATCTTGTTGTGCTATACACCTTAACCATTTCCCCTAACATTCTCTTGGACGACGTATGTGGCCAGGTGACCAACTTGCTATTGGTAAGGAAACCGGTCGCAGACTTGGAATGGGAACAAACATGTATCCATCTTCGGCTCTTCTTGGTACCCACAAGGATGCCAACCTTGCATCCATTCCTGTTGAGGAGTTGATCGAGAAGGCTGACGGATTTGCCGGAGTCTTCCCAGGTTACTATTTGCttctttattgttttgtattataaacCTCACTATATGTTCATCCGAATGGTGGTTATGTTAGATCTAAGCCTCTTTCTTTATTATTGCAGAGCACAAATACGAAATTGTGAAAAAGTTGCAGGAGAGGAAGCACATTGTTGGAATGACTGGTGATGGTGTCAATGATGCCCCAGCTCTAAAGAAAGCCGATATTGGTATCGCTGTGGCTGATGCTACAGATGCTGCTCGGGGTGCTTCAGATATCGTCCTCACTGAGCCTGGACTCAGCGTTATTATCAGCGCCGTTCTCACCAGCAGGGCTATCTTCCAGAGAATGAAGAACTACACTGTGCGTCTTCTCCTATTTttcattcataattttattcaaCCACTTGCTTGCTGGGAACTGAAACTAATgactctgttctttttttttctctcctattACAGATTTATGCAGTTTCAATCACAATCCGTATTGTGGTACGCAAATAACTCCTAGAGTTCTGTCATTTGTTGGTTTTTGtcttaaattattattttgttgatcaTATTGTGTTGTAACTTTCTGCAGTTTGGATTCATGCTTATTGCTTTGATATGGGAATTTGACTTCTCAGCCTTCATGGTTCTGATCATTGCCATTCTTAACGATGGTAAGCAGTCTCTGTCCTTTTGTATAAACCTCAAGATAGTAGTCTTTCCGTAACAGTTTACTTATATCTAACGGTATCATGTCTTAATCTTATAGGTACCATCATGACAATCTCAAAGGACAGAGTTAAGCCATCTCCCACACCTGATAGCTGGAAACTTAGAGAAATTTTTGCTACTGGAGTCGTTCTAGGAGGCTACCAGGCCATCATGACCGTTATTTTCTTCTGGGCGGCGCACAAGACTGACTTTTTCTCGGTACGTACAATTGAGCTAATTAATTATCTTTCCATAAATTTTTGCTTAGGTACTGGTGATTATATTTCCTCTTGGTTAACGTTCGTTTCACTTTGGATTTTACAGGACACATTTGGTGTGAGGTCCATTAGGGACAATAACCACGAGCTAATGGGTGCGGTGTACCTACAAGTTAGTATCATTAGTCAAGCTTTGATCTTCGTCACGAGATCAAGAAGTTGGTCATTTGTTGAACGTCCTGGGGCGTTACTGATGATTGCTTTCCTCATTGCACAATTGGTAAGATCAATTGGAATCCGCATTTTAAGTGATTTCTATTGGGTATAAAGGTTCTCAAAAAAACACATGTTAAATCCATTTGTTCTTCCAAATGCAGATTGCTACTTTGATTGCGGTTTATGCCAACTGGCAATTTGCAAAGATTAGGGGTATTGGATGGGGATGGGCTGGTGTGATCTGGCTATACAGTATTGTCACATACTTCCCATTGGACGTTTTCAAGTTTGCCATTCGATACATCTTGAGTGGAAAGGCGTGGCTCAACTTGTTTGAGAACAAGACGGCTTTCACAATGAAGAAAGATTAcggaaaagaagagagagaggctcAATGGGCACATGCTCAGAGGACACTTCACGGTTTGCAGCCAAAGGAAGCTGATAACACCTTCCCTGAGAAAGGAAGTTACAGAGAATTGTCTGAGATCGCAGAGCAAGCTAAGAGAAGAGCTGAGATCGCTAGGTAATAAAACAGACCACACCCTATTCTTTTGAtctaaacattttcttttgttggagTTAAACGCTAACTGGATTGTTTATATGTTAAACAGGCTTAGGGAGCTGCACACACTCAAGGGACATGTGGAATCAGTAGTGAAGCTAAAGGGTTTGGACATTGAAACTCCAAGTCACTACACTGTGTAGtcacataaaaaaaaccaaacatgattgatcttcttctcctattttgtcttcttcttctttttttcttcttcacctcctcttatgatttttatttacataGGGAGAGAACTTTGTTTATTGCCGTAACTCTTCCCGAATCTCATTGTTAGGTGTTCTTGTTTCTCCACATGATTCTCAAATCTGTACTCCACATGATTCTCAGATCTGTACTTTTGCAAAATTTGCTCTTATAAAGAAACAAGGCAATGCCTTTGTGTTTTGGCACTTGGCACATGTAAACACTCTCTTCTTTGCTCGTATTCCATGGGCCTATGTaatcttaatcttcttctttttacgtATTCCAGTTTTTATTGGCTTAATTACTTTGTAAACAAtgccaaaagaaacaataactGTGGACCTTAATGATATGTAACTATCTTGGGACAACAAACAATTTGCAATTTTAACTGGAAAAGTTAGTTGATGAAAAGAAGTAGAAATGAtccaaaaataagttttttttttctgtttttcttttttttcttttacactGAAACCATTTACAATTCCATTAAAAAACATGACATGAGACAAGTTGTGTAGTAGTAGTACGGCTAGAATCTTTAAGAGAAATAGAGATTTGTATAGGTGCGAGAGACTGCGAGACACGTGCAAAGATTTGGATGATGACTTCAAAGTTATGACATGCATAGTTACACTATGTCATCGGACTTTCCTCCTTTTTACATATCTAAATAATTTCGACTTTTTCTATCCATACTCAGAAGTAATATATATTAGTCTCTTTTGCgtttttttacttcttgttACTATTGCTGTTAACAAATCGT
It encodes the following:
- the LOC104721839 gene encoding ATPase 2, plasma membrane-type-like isoform X2 encodes the protein MSSLEDIKNETVDLEKIPIEEVFQQLKCSREGLTTQEGEDRIQIFGPNKLEEKKESKLLKFLGFMWNPLSWVMEMAAIMAIALANGDGRPPDWQDFVGIICLLVINSTISFIEENNAGNAAAALMAGLAPKTKVLRDGKWSEQEAAILVPGDIVSIKLGDIIPADARLLEGDPLKVDQSALTGESLPVTKHPGQEVFSGSTCKQGEIEAVVIATGVHTFFGKAAHLVDSTNQVGHFQKVLTAIGNFCICSIAIGMVIEIIVMYPIQRRKYRDGIDNLLVLLIGGIPIAMPTVLSVTMAIGSHRLSQQGAITKRMTAIEEMAGMDVLCSDKTGTLTLNKLSVDKNLVEVFCKGVEKDQVLLFAAMASRIENQDAIDAAMVGMLADPKEARAGIREIHFLPFNPVDKRTALTYIDGSGNWHRVSKGAPEQILELAKASNDLSKKVLSIIDKYAERGLRSLAVARQVVPEKTKESPGAPWEFVGLLPLFDPPRHDSAETIRRALNLGVNVKMITGDQLAIGKETGRRLGMGTNMYPSSALLGTHKDANLASIPVEELIEKADGFAGVFPEHKYEIVKKLQERKHIVGMTGDGVNDAPALKKADIGIAVADATDAARGASDIVLTEPGLSVIISAVLTSRAIFQRMKNYTIYAVSITIRIVFGFMLIALIWEFDFSAFMVLIIAILNDGTIMTISKDRVKPSPTPDSWKLREIFATGVVLGGYQAIMTVIFFWAAHKTDFFSDTFGVRSIRDNNHELMGAVYLQVSIISQALIFVTRSRSWSFVERPGALLMIAFLIAQLIATLIAVYANWQFAKIRGIGWGWAGVIWLYSIVTYFPLDVFKFAIRYILSGKAWLNLFENKTAFTMKKDYGKEEREAQWAHAQRTLHGLQPKEADNTFPEKGSYRELSEIAEQAKRRAEIARLRELHTLKGHVESVVKLKGLDIETPSHYTV
- the LOC104721839 gene encoding ATPase 2, plasma membrane-type-like isoform X1, whose protein sequence is MSSLEDIKNETVDLEKIPIEEVFQQLKCSREGLTTQEGEDRIQIFGPNKLEEKKESKLLKFLGFMWNPLSWVMEMAAIMAIALANGDGRPPDWQDFVGIICLLVINSTISFIEENNAGNAAAALMAGLAPKTKVLRDGKWSEQEAAILVPGDIVSIKLGDIIPADARLLEGDPLKVDQSALTGESLPVTKHPGQEVFSGSTCKQGEIEAVVIATGVHTFFGKAAHLVDSTNQVGHFQKVLTAIGNFCICSIAIGMVIEIIVMYPIQRRKYRDGIDNLLVLLIGGIPIAMPTVLSVTMAIGSHRLSQQGAITKRMTAIEEMAGMDVLCSDKTGTLTLNKLSVDKNLVEVFCKGVEKDQVLLFAAMASRVENQDAIDAAMVGMLADPKEARAGIREIHFLPFNPVDKRTALTYIDGSGNWHRVSKGAPEQILELAKASNDLSKKVLSIIDKYAERGLRSLAVARQVVPEKTKESPGAPWEFVGLLPLFDPPRHDSAETIRRALNLGVNVKMITGDQLAIGKETGRRLGMGTNMYPSSALLGTHKDANLASIPVEELIEKADGFAGVFPEHKYEIVKKLQERKHIVGMTGDGVNDAPALKKADIGIAVADATDAARGASDIVLTEPGLSVIISAVLTSRAIFQRMKNYTIYAVSITIRIVFGFMLIALIWEFDFSAFMVLIIAILNDGTIMTISKDRVKPSPTPDSWKLREIFATGVVLGGYQAIMTVIFFWAAHKTDFFSDTFGVRSIRDNNHELMGAVYLQVSIISQALIFVTRSRSWSFVERPGALLMIAFLIAQLIATLIAVYANWQFAKIRGIGWGWAGVIWLYSIVTYFPLDVFKFAIRYILSGKAWLNLFENKTAFTMKKDYGKEEREAQWAHAQRTLHGLQPKEADNTFPEKGSYRELSEIAEQAKRRAEIARLRELHTLKGHVESVVKLKGLDIETPSHYTV